In one window of Sphingomonas glaciei DNA:
- the feoB gene encoding ferrous iron transporter B — protein sequence MTLPAPLVAVVGNPNAGKSALFNALTGARQKVGNYPGVTVERKSGRTALPDGRPVELVDLPGTYALEPSSPDEAVTRDVLSGSQAGERKPDALLVVVDASNLDNHLRFALELRSLGLPMVVALNMIDMAERDGLTVSADQLSQALGLPVVETVAVRRRGLDAVREALEQAIGCTAAPVPAPADLAREARRIATAAIVSEAPVRRWTHRLDRFLLHPVAGVVILALVMFAMFQAVFAWSETPIGWIESGVSAVGTLVTDVLPEGPLRSLLVDGVIGGVGAVVVFLPQILILFLFILLLEGTGYMVRAAFLMDRLMGSAGLSGRAFIPLLSSFACAVPGIMATRTIDNEKDRLTTILVAPLMTCSARLPVYTLIIAAFIPNREIAPFVNLQGVVMFGLYLAGIVGALVAALLLRKTVARGAASSFMMELPKYQMPALKDVALGLWQRAVIFLKRAGGIILLTTVLLWALASFPAAGPGENQSEVSIAGKIASGIEVVVKPIGFNHDIALALLPSMAAREVAVSAIATVYALDEADESQLEKSLAERLRGAWPLPTALAFLAWFVFAPQCVSTIAVTRRETNSWRWPIFMVTYLFALAYMAAGATYWTAVALGL from the coding sequence GTGACCCTTCCCGCACCCCTAGTCGCCGTCGTCGGCAACCCCAATGCCGGCAAGAGCGCGCTGTTCAACGCCCTGACCGGCGCCCGCCAGAAGGTCGGAAATTATCCCGGCGTCACGGTGGAGCGCAAAAGCGGCCGCACCGCGCTGCCCGACGGACGCCCGGTCGAACTGGTCGACCTTCCCGGCACCTACGCGCTGGAGCCGTCGAGCCCCGACGAAGCAGTCACCCGCGACGTCCTGAGCGGGAGCCAGGCCGGCGAGCGCAAGCCCGACGCGCTGCTGGTGGTGGTCGACGCCTCCAACCTCGACAATCACCTGCGCTTTGCCCTCGAATTGCGCAGTCTTGGCCTGCCGATGGTGGTGGCGCTGAACATGATCGACATGGCCGAGCGGGACGGGCTGACCGTGTCGGCCGACCAGCTGTCGCAGGCGCTCGGATTGCCGGTTGTGGAGACCGTTGCGGTCCGCCGCCGCGGGCTTGACGCGGTGCGCGAAGCGCTGGAGCAGGCGATCGGCTGCACCGCCGCCCCCGTCCCGGCCCCCGCCGACCTCGCCCGCGAAGCGCGCCGGATCGCCACCGCGGCGATCGTCAGCGAAGCCCCGGTGCGCCGCTGGACCCACCGCCTCGACCGCTTCCTGCTGCATCCCGTCGCCGGGGTCGTGATCCTGGCGCTGGTCATGTTCGCGATGTTCCAGGCGGTGTTCGCCTGGTCGGAAACCCCGATCGGCTGGATCGAAAGCGGGGTGTCGGCGGTCGGGACCCTGGTCACCGACGTCCTGCCCGAAGGTCCGCTGCGCTCGCTGCTGGTCGACGGGGTGATCGGCGGGGTCGGCGCGGTGGTGGTGTTCCTGCCGCAGATCCTGATCCTGTTCCTGTTCATCCTGCTCCTCGAAGGCACCGGCTACATGGTCCGTGCCGCCTTCCTGATGGACCGGCTGATGGGCAGCGCTGGCCTGTCCGGCCGCGCCTTCATCCCCCTGCTGTCGAGCTTCGCCTGCGCGGTGCCGGGGATCATGGCGACCCGCACTATCGATAATGAAAAGGACCGGCTGACCACCATCCTGGTCGCGCCGCTGATGACCTGCTCGGCCCGGCTTCCGGTCTACACGCTGATCATCGCTGCCTTCATTCCGAACCGTGAGATCGCGCCCTTCGTCAACCTGCAGGGGGTGGTGATGTTCGGCCTCTACCTGGCCGGCATCGTCGGCGCGCTGGTCGCCGCGCTGCTGCTGCGCAAGACGGTAGCCCGCGGCGCCGCCTCGTCGTTCATGATGGAACTGCCCAAGTACCAGATGCCCGCCCTAAAGGACGTCGCACTCGGTCTGTGGCAGCGCGCGGTGATCTTCCTCAAGCGAGCCGGCGGGATCATCCTGCTCACCACCGTCCTGCTGTGGGCGTTGGCCAGCTTCCCCGCCGCGGGCCCGGGCGAGAACCAGAGCGAAGTGTCAATCGCCGGCAAGATCGCGAGCGGGATCGAGGTCGTCGTCAAGCCGATCGGCTTCAATCACGATATTGCGCTGGCCCTGTTGCCCTCGATGGCCGCGCGCGAAGTGGCGGTGTCAGCGATCGCCACCGTCTACGCCCTCGACGAGGCCGACGAATCGCAGCTCGAAAAGAGCTTGGCCGAGCGGCTCCGCGGCGCCTGGCCGCTGCCGACCGCGCTCGCCTTCCTCGCCTGGTTCGTGTTCGCCCCGCAATGCGTGTCGACGATCGCGGTCACCCGCCGCGAAACCAACAGCTGGCGATGGCCGATCTTCATGGTCACCTACCTGTTCGCCCTAGCCTACATGGCGGCGGGCGCGACCTACTGGACGGCGGTCGCGCTCGGCCTATAG
- a CDS encoding FeoA family protein — protein MTMQPTPADFALALDQLELGRRGRVSAIDWALLGSHESARLRHFGFDPDVVVEPLHAGPFGRDPLAVKVGRMTVAIRRAHARAIRVVPAD, from the coding sequence ATGACGATGCAGCCAACCCCCGCCGACTTCGCGCTCGCCCTCGACCAGCTTGAGCTGGGTCGGCGCGGACGGGTCTCGGCGATCGATTGGGCGCTGCTCGGCAGCCACGAATCGGCCCGGCTGCGCCACTTCGGCTTCGACCCCGACGTGGTGGTGGAGCCGCTTCATGCCGGTCCGTTCGGACGCGACCCGCTGGCGGTGAAGGTCGGTCGCATGACCGTCGCCATCCGCCGTGCCCATGCCCGTGCGATTCGGGTGGTCCCGGCCGACTAA
- a CDS encoding COQ9 family protein, with protein sequence MTDVATLSPVRATALDLALAIGENAAFDGWTAAAVEAAALGEGVDPALAALAVPDDAVGLIDLYGQGVDKALAEALPPETLAAMKIRERIRALVWSRLQIQEPAKEAIRRALSILAMPQNAAAAARLSWRSADVMWRMAGDTATDYNHYTKRAILSAVYGSTLLVWLGDDSEGAAETAAFLDRRIDNVMHFEKWKAGLGKSERPSLTRFLGRLRYPPR encoded by the coding sequence ATGACCGATGTCGCTACCTTGTCTCCTGTCCGCGCGACCGCGCTCGATCTCGCGCTCGCCATTGGCGAAAATGCCGCGTTCGACGGCTGGACTGCCGCCGCGGTCGAGGCTGCCGCGCTGGGCGAGGGGGTCGACCCTGCGCTCGCCGCGCTGGCGGTGCCGGATGACGCCGTGGGACTGATCGACCTTTACGGCCAGGGCGTCGACAAGGCGCTGGCCGAAGCGCTTCCGCCCGAAACGCTGGCGGCGATGAAGATCCGCGAGCGCATCCGCGCCCTCGTCTGGTCCCGCCTGCAGATCCAGGAGCCCGCCAAGGAAGCGATCCGCCGCGCGCTCTCCATCCTCGCCATGCCGCAGAACGCCGCGGCCGCTGCGCGCCTGTCGTGGCGCAGCGCCGACGTGATGTGGCGCATGGCGGGCGACACCGCGACCGACTACAATCACTATACCAAGCGTGCGATCCTGTCGGCGGTCTACGGCTCGACGCTACTCGTCTGGCTGGGCGACGACAGCGAAGGCGCAGCCGAGACCGCGGCCTTCCTCGACCGGCGAATCGACAATGTCATGCATTTCGAGAAGTGGAAGGCCGGGCTCGGCAAATCCGAGCGCCCGAGCCTGACCCGCTTCCTTGGCCGGCTGCGCTACCCGCCGCGTTGA
- a CDS encoding DMT family transporter: MTQRVSPRAFAILMLGNVALAFGPWMVRLSDVGPSAAGFWRLALALPFLVVLAKAMGQPAHWPGRSAAWVIAVAAFFFAADLAAWHAGIHLTKLGNATLFGNIASFAFAAWGLWLARRLPTRLQGAALLLALLGSALLMAGSAELSARYLRGDLLTLLAGLLYAGYLIAVERVRGSMQPLPVLILASAFGAAMLLPFAAVMGETILPSAWTPLLLLALGSQVVGQGCLVYALGQVPPLVVGLALLTQPAVSAAIGWIAYGEVMTSLDFLGAAAIAVALVLVRLQEGGSGPKSVSA; this comes from the coding sequence GTGACCCAGCGTGTCTCTCCCCGCGCCTTTGCGATCCTGATGCTGGGCAATGTCGCGCTGGCGTTCGGGCCGTGGATGGTGCGGCTTTCCGACGTCGGACCCAGTGCGGCGGGCTTCTGGCGGCTGGCGCTGGCGCTGCCCTTTTTGGTGGTGCTGGCGAAGGCGATGGGCCAGCCGGCGCACTGGCCCGGGCGCTCGGCGGCGTGGGTGATCGCGGTCGCCGCCTTCTTCTTCGCTGCCGACCTTGCCGCCTGGCATGCCGGAATCCACCTCACCAAGCTCGGCAATGCGACTCTGTTCGGGAATATCGCGAGCTTTGCCTTTGCCGCCTGGGGGCTGTGGCTGGCGCGGCGGCTGCCGACCAGGTTGCAGGGCGCGGCACTGCTGCTCGCGCTGCTCGGCTCGGCGCTGCTGATGGCGGGAAGCGCCGAGCTGAGCGCCCGTTATCTGCGCGGCGACCTGCTGACCTTGCTCGCCGGGCTGCTCTACGCCGGCTACCTGATCGCAGTGGAGCGGGTGCGCGGTTCGATGCAGCCGCTCCCCGTGCTGATCCTCGCCAGCGCCTTCGGGGCCGCGATGCTGCTGCCGTTCGCGGCGGTGATGGGGGAAACGATTCTGCCGAGCGCCTGGACGCCCCTCTTGCTGCTCGCACTCGGCAGCCAGGTGGTCGGGCAGGGGTGCCTGGTCTATGCGCTGGGACAGGTGCCGCCGCTGGTTGTCGGCCTCGCACTGCTGACCCAACCGGCCGTATCGGCAGCGATCGGGTGGATCGCTTATGGTGAAGTCATGACGTCACTCGATTTCCTCGGCGCCGCCGCCATTGCCGTCGCGCTGGTGCTGGTTCGCTTGCAAGAGGGCGGCTCCGGCCCCAAGTCGGTTTCCGCATGA
- a CDS encoding alkene reductase: MPDLFDPVVFGDIHLANRIVMAPLTRGRSGPTGVPTELGVEYYRQRAGAGLIISEGTGISREGLGWPNAPGLWTEAQVEGWKPVTEAVHRAGGKIVAQLWHMGRLVHSSVTGTQPVSASATTAPHKAHTYEGKKPYEEARAITHDDIQRILGDFATATRNALRAGFDGVQLHGANGYLIDQFLRDGTNHRDDDYGGSVENRIRLLREATEALISEAGAGRTLVRLSPLGLVQGCDDSDPHGLFIAAGKALGELGIAAIELREPGAHSTFAPSDIPPVSPHIRPHFEGGIILNSDYDGPSARARLSEGVADAIAFGRPFISNPDLPDRLRKELTLADPDPSTFYTAGPEGYTDYPVAAEQAAA; the protein is encoded by the coding sequence ATGCCCGATCTGTTTGATCCCGTCGTTTTCGGCGACATCCATCTCGCCAACCGCATCGTCATGGCCCCGTTGACCCGCGGCCGCTCCGGCCCAACCGGCGTCCCGACCGAACTGGGGGTGGAATATTACCGGCAGCGCGCTGGGGCCGGGCTGATCATCTCCGAAGGCACCGGGATCAGCCGCGAGGGCCTCGGCTGGCCCAACGCGCCGGGCCTGTGGACCGAGGCGCAGGTCGAAGGCTGGAAGCCGGTGACCGAGGCGGTGCACAGGGCGGGCGGCAAGATCGTCGCCCAGCTGTGGCACATGGGCCGGCTGGTGCATTCCAGCGTCACCGGCACCCAGCCGGTATCGGCCAGCGCCACCACCGCCCCGCACAAGGCGCATACCTACGAGGGCAAGAAGCCTTACGAAGAAGCGCGGGCGATCACCCACGACGACATCCAGCGCATCCTCGGCGATTTTGCGACAGCGACCCGCAACGCGCTTCGCGCCGGGTTCGACGGGGTGCAACTGCACGGCGCCAACGGCTATCTGATCGACCAATTCCTGCGCGACGGCACCAATCACCGTGACGACGATTACGGCGGCTCGGTCGAAAACCGCATCCGCCTGCTGCGCGAGGCGACCGAGGCGTTGATTTCGGAAGCCGGGGCCGGCCGCACCCTCGTCCGGCTGAGCCCGCTCGGGCTGGTCCAGGGCTGCGACGACAGCGATCCGCACGGACTGTTCATCGCCGCCGGCAAGGCGCTGGGCGAGCTGGGCATCGCCGCCATCGAACTGCGTGAGCCGGGCGCGCATTCGACCTTTGCGCCGAGCGACATTCCTCCGGTCAGCCCGCACATCCGCCCGCACTTCGAGGGCGGGATCATCCTCAACAGCGATTATGACGGACCGTCGGCGCGTGCCCGCCTCAGCGAAGGGGTGGCCGATGCGATCGCTTTCGGCCGGCCGTTCATCTCCAACCCCGACCTGCCCGATCGCCTCCGCAAGGAACTGACCCTCGCAGATCCCGACCCCAGCACCTTCTACACCGCGGGGCCCGAGGGCTACACCGATTATCCGGTCGCGGCGGAACAGGCGGCGGCCTGA
- a CDS encoding SOUL family heme-binding protein, producing MAKASTPNRVNWKAAGAVTAATLVGLGIAYVLREKATPGPDYRVLVSDGDLQIRSYPPIKVAEAVVAGPRKEALSEGFQILADYIFAKSRPGEKLPMTVPVMQDAGNPMGSTPLRFDDEVEGGWRVRFVMPEGHDLPEPPAGVTLIDLPARRVGAATFHGTAHDDRLKAAEDRLRGWLARHGEESVRCEPEYAFYNSPMIPPPLRRNEVLLALT from the coding sequence ATGGCAAAAGCATCGACACCCAATCGCGTGAACTGGAAGGCCGCCGGCGCGGTCACGGCGGCAACCCTGGTCGGGCTCGGGATCGCCTACGTCCTGCGGGAAAAGGCGACGCCCGGACCCGATTACCGGGTGCTGGTCAGCGACGGCGACCTCCAGATCCGCAGCTATCCGCCGATCAAGGTTGCCGAAGCGGTGGTCGCCGGGCCGCGCAAGGAGGCGCTGAGCGAAGGCTTTCAGATTCTCGCCGACTATATCTTCGCCAAGTCGCGCCCGGGCGAGAAACTGCCGATGACCGTTCCCGTGATGCAGGACGCCGGCAACCCCATGGGCAGCACGCCGCTGCGCTTCGATGACGAGGTCGAGGGCGGCTGGCGGGTCCGTTTCGTCATGCCGGAAGGCCATGACCTGCCCGAGCCGCCCGCTGGCGTCACTCTGATCGACCTGCCGGCCCGGCGGGTCGGTGCGGCAACCTTTCACGGCACCGCCCATGACGATCGCCTCAAGGCTGCCGAGGACCGCCTGCGCGGCTGGCTCGCCCGTCACGGCGAGGAATCGGTCAGGTGCGAGCCCGAATATGCGTTTTACAATTCGCCGATGATCCCGCCGCCGCTGCGCCGCAACGAGGTGTTGCTGGCGCTGACCTAG
- a CDS encoding FtsK/SpoIIIE family DNA translocase: MATAAARTRADRRELEPDWRDRLGGAVRALAVKLTGVVAIAVALALAVALLTHQRTDPSWSTAAGGPAQNWLGMPGAYGSDLLLLLFGPGGVTLLPVLALAGIRLLGDRPTGRVGRALLVASLGAVLIGMALGLTTKSVASGLPAGLAGVLGLAGATAWNALLALIPEPAIAGPSRIALILLLGLGGLLLAFLALGLNADEKAFVATRLRRREGEAAPAPRRTAVERDEGRAVAPPRSRPEVNVKEPSTGIVAAATVVDKPRGRKGAASQQQSLALGDSYALPPIDLLTAPTDAGRNPVDRAGLERNARLLESVLEDFHVRGDIVEVRPGPVVTMYELEPASGIKASRVIQLADDIARNMSALSARVATIPGRSVIGIELPNPKRESVALRELIGSQAFADQAMSLPLVLGKNIAGDPVIADLAPMPHLLVAGTTGSGKSVGLNCMILSLLYRMGPDQCRMIMIDPKMLELSIYDGIPHLLAPVVTEPPKAIRALKWAVEQMEERYRMMASLGVRALKSFNDKVLEAKGRGTKLGRKVQTGYDADSGQPVYETEELDYEVLPQIVVVVDELADLMMTAGKEVEFLIQRLAQKARAAGIHLIMATQRPSVDVITGVIKANLPTRISFQVTSKIDSRTILGEQGAEQLLGKGDMLYMPGGKQILRVHGPFVSDDEVRLIADHWRKQGTPDYISAVTEEPEDGGFALDGAPDGDDDPESQLYRKAIQVVAESQKASTSYLQRQLRIGYNSAARLIERMEKDGKVGQPDHVGRREVLMDTDGHPI; the protein is encoded by the coding sequence ATGGCAACGGCAGCAGCACGCACGCGAGCCGACCGGCGCGAGCTGGAACCCGACTGGCGCGACCGGCTGGGCGGCGCGGTGCGCGCGCTAGCGGTCAAGCTGACCGGCGTGGTGGCGATTGCCGTCGCGCTGGCCCTGGCGGTCGCCCTCCTTACCCACCAGCGGACCGACCCGAGCTGGAGCACCGCGGCGGGCGGGCCGGCGCAGAATTGGCTGGGAATGCCCGGCGCTTATGGCAGCGACCTGCTCTTGCTGCTGTTCGGCCCTGGCGGCGTAACCTTGCTGCCGGTGCTGGCGCTAGCCGGAATCAGGCTGCTCGGCGATCGTCCGACCGGGCGGGTCGGGCGCGCCCTGCTGGTCGCCTCGCTGGGCGCGGTGCTGATCGGCATGGCGCTTGGCCTCACCACCAAGTCGGTGGCTTCGGGCCTTCCGGCCGGGCTTGCCGGAGTGCTCGGACTGGCCGGCGCGACGGCCTGGAACGCGCTTCTGGCGCTGATCCCCGAACCTGCCATCGCGGGCCCGAGCCGGATCGCGCTGATCCTGCTGCTCGGGCTTGGCGGGCTGCTGCTGGCGTTCCTGGCGCTCGGTCTCAATGCCGATGAAAAGGCGTTCGTCGCCACCCGTCTGCGCCGCCGCGAGGGCGAAGCCGCTCCGGCGCCGCGCCGGACTGCGGTTGAGCGCGACGAAGGGCGGGCGGTGGCCCCGCCGCGCTCGCGTCCCGAAGTCAACGTCAAGGAACCGAGCACCGGCATCGTCGCGGCGGCGACCGTCGTCGACAAACCGCGCGGGCGGAAGGGCGCGGCCAGCCAGCAGCAGAGCCTGGCGCTGGGCGACAGCTATGCCCTGCCGCCGATCGACCTGCTGACCGCGCCGACCGACGCCGGGCGCAATCCGGTCGACCGGGCCGGGCTGGAGCGCAATGCCCGCCTGCTCGAAAGCGTGCTGGAGGACTTCCACGTCCGCGGCGACATCGTCGAGGTCCGCCCCGGCCCGGTGGTCACCATGTACGAGCTCGAGCCCGCGAGCGGCATCAAGGCCAGCCGCGTGATTCAGCTTGCCGACGATATAGCCCGCAACATGAGCGCGCTGTCCGCGCGCGTCGCGACCATCCCAGGCCGCAGCGTGATCGGGATCGAGCTGCCCAACCCGAAGCGCGAGAGCGTTGCGTTGCGCGAACTCATCGGCAGCCAGGCCTTTGCCGACCAGGCGATGAGCCTGCCTTTGGTGCTGGGCAAGAACATCGCCGGCGACCCGGTCATCGCCGATCTCGCACCGATGCCGCACCTGCTGGTCGCGGGCACCACCGGCTCGGGCAAGTCGGTCGGGCTCAACTGCATGATCCTGTCGCTGCTGTACCGGATGGGGCCGGACCAGTGCCGGATGATCATGATCGACCCCAAGATGCTCGAACTCAGCATCTACGACGGTATCCCGCACCTGCTCGCCCCGGTGGTCACCGAGCCGCCCAAGGCGATCCGCGCGCTGAAGTGGGCGGTCGAGCAGATGGAGGAGCGCTATCGCATGATGGCGAGCCTTGGCGTGCGCGCGCTCAAGAGCTTCAACGACAAGGTGCTGGAGGCCAAGGGCCGCGGAACCAAGCTCGGGCGCAAGGTCCAGACCGGCTACGACGCCGACAGCGGGCAGCCCGTCTACGAGACCGAGGAACTGGATTACGAGGTCCTGCCGCAGATCGTGGTGGTGGTCGACGAGCTTGCCGACCTGATGATGACCGCCGGTAAGGAAGTCGAATTCCTGATCCAGCGCCTCGCGCAAAAGGCCCGCGCGGCCGGCATCCATCTGATCATGGCGACCCAGCGCCCTTCTGTTGACGTCATCACTGGCGTCATCAAGGCGAACCTCCCGACCCGGATCAGCTTCCAGGTCACCAGCAAGATCGACAGCCGCACCATCCTTGGCGAGCAAGGGGCGGAGCAGCTGCTGGGCAAGGGCGACATGCTCTACATGCCGGGCGGCAAGCAGATCCTGCGCGTCCACGGCCCGTTCGTCAGCGACGACGAGGTGCGGCTGATCGCCGACCATTGGCGCAAACAGGGCACGCCCGATTACATCAGCGCGGTCACCGAGGAGCCCGAGGACGGAGGCTTCGCGCTGGACGGCGCGCCGGACGGCGACGACGATCCCGAGAGCCAGCTCTACCGCAAGGCGATCCAGGTGGTGGCCGAAAGCCAGAAGGCCTCGACCTCCTACCTCCAGCGCCAGCTACGCATCGGCTACAACAGCGCGGCGCGGCTGATCGAGCGGATGGAAAAGGACGGCAAGGTCGGCCAACCGGACCATGTCGGAAGACGCGAAGTGCTGATGGATACCGACGGCCACCCGATCTGA
- a CDS encoding FAD-dependent monooxygenase, giving the protein MTQQQRSQADVIILGGGMVGLSLAAALDSAGLTSIVVDPADPSERRDVAFDGRTTAVSSSSMRMFRSIGVLDHLPTPGCPIQAIRVADGLAPGGLTFKPGEDGEPLGVMHENRHLRAALHDRAEAGAAIDLRWKSPVAEVVRDDFSGRVRLAGGAELTAPLIVGAEGRNSPSRDAAGIRMARWSYRHTAIVSTLAHERPHEQIAYEIFYPAGPFALLPMTDLEDGTHRSAIVWSISSDKAAGLLKLDDSDFAAEAQAAMGGFLGSIRLLTPRSSYPLGFHHATRITDTRLALAGDAAHAIHPIAGQGVNLGFRDAAALAEVLVDGARLGLDLGDAQLLARYQRWRALDAFSVALATDGLTRLYGVPGRTASAVRRLGMGIVDRLGPLKHKLNAAARGNSGDLPRLLLGEAL; this is encoded by the coding sequence ATGACACAGCAACAGCGCTCCCAGGCGGACGTCATCATCCTTGGCGGGGGAATGGTCGGCCTGTCGCTCGCCGCCGCGCTCGACAGTGCGGGCCTGACCTCGATCGTGGTCGACCCCGCCGATCCGTCCGAACGCCGGGATGTCGCCTTCGACGGGCGGACCACCGCCGTCTCTTCCTCCAGCATGCGGATGTTCCGGTCGATCGGCGTGCTCGACCATCTGCCCACGCCAGGTTGCCCGATCCAGGCCATCCGCGTCGCCGACGGGCTGGCCCCGGGCGGGCTGACCTTCAAGCCTGGCGAAGATGGCGAGCCGCTGGGGGTGATGCACGAGAACCGCCACCTGCGCGCCGCGCTCCACGACCGCGCGGAAGCCGGCGCGGCGATCGACCTGCGCTGGAAGAGTCCGGTCGCAGAAGTCGTGCGAGACGATTTCTCGGGCCGGGTCCGGCTGGCCGGCGGGGCGGAGCTGACCGCGCCGCTGATCGTCGGGGCCGAAGGACGGAACTCGCCTTCGCGCGACGCGGCTGGGATCCGCATGGCGCGCTGGTCGTACCGGCATACCGCGATCGTCTCGACCCTCGCCCACGAGCGGCCGCACGAGCAGATCGCGTACGAGATCTTCTATCCGGCCGGGCCATTCGCTCTGCTGCCGATGACCGACCTCGAGGACGGCACCCACCGATCGGCGATCGTGTGGTCGATTTCCAGCGACAAGGCGGCTGGCCTGCTCAAGCTCGACGACTCTGACTTTGCCGCGGAGGCGCAGGCCGCGATGGGCGGTTTCTTGGGATCGATCCGCCTGCTGACGCCGCGCTCTTCCTATCCGCTCGGCTTCCACCATGCGACGCGGATCACCGACACCCGCCTGGCGCTGGCCGGCGATGCGGCGCACGCCATCCATCCGATCGCCGGGCAAGGGGTGAACCTCGGCTTCCGCGATGCGGCGGCACTGGCCGAAGTGCTGGTCGACGGCGCCCGGCTCGGCCTCGACCTCGGCGATGCGCAACTGCTCGCCCGCTACCAGCGCTGGCGGGCGCTCGATGCGTTCAGCGTGGCGCTGGCGACCGACGGGCTGACCCGGCTCTACGGGGTGCCGGGGCGCACGGCATCGGCAGTGCGGCGCCTGGGAATGGGGATCGTTGATCGCCTGGGCCCGCTCAAGCACAAGCTCAACGCGGCGGCGCGGGGCAACAGCGGCGACCTGCCGCGGCTGCTGCTGGGCGAAGCGCTCTAA
- a CDS encoding LON peptidase substrate-binding domain-containing protein — protein sequence MSGSPLRLPLFPLGGAILFPRSHLPLHIFEPRYRKMVEDAVAGGGLIGMIQPRAAPDDGLGNPELYRVGCIGEIVGMEELADGRFNLVLQGTTRFRLIAEADVGTPYRQADVIPGDDAEVEPDALPSVLRAAVEQEARLLGDAMGLMVDWEAVERLDDEMLVNAIAQVAPFDGGAKQALLEEDVLTGRAELLIQLMQFLRMAQGGGGDVSPRMQ from the coding sequence GTGAGCGGGTCACCCCTTCGGCTTCCCCTGTTTCCGCTTGGCGGCGCGATCCTGTTTCCGCGCAGCCACCTGCCGCTGCACATCTTCGAACCGCGCTATCGCAAGATGGTCGAGGATGCGGTCGCCGGCGGCGGGCTGATCGGGATGATCCAGCCCCGCGCCGCTCCCGACGACGGGCTGGGCAATCCCGAACTGTACCGGGTCGGCTGCATCGGCGAGATCGTCGGAATGGAGGAGCTGGCCGACGGACGCTTCAACCTCGTGCTGCAGGGGACCACCCGGTTCCGCCTGATCGCCGAGGCGGATGTCGGCACGCCCTACCGCCAGGCCGACGTGATCCCCGGCGACGATGCCGAGGTTGAGCCCGATGCCCTGCCGTCGGTGCTGCGGGCCGCGGTCGAGCAGGAGGCGCGCCTCTTGGGTGATGCCATGGGGCTAATGGTCGACTGGGAAGCGGTCGAGCGGCTCGACGACGAGATGTTGGTCAATGCCATCGCCCAGGTCGCGCCGTTCGACGGCGGGGCCAAGCAGGCCCTGCTGGAGGAAGACGTCCTGACCGGCCGGGCCGAATTGCTAATCCAGCTGATGCAGTTCCTGCGCATGGCGCAGGGCGGCGGCGGCGACGTCAGCCCGCGGATGCAGTGA
- a CDS encoding tetratricopeptide repeat protein, whose amino-acid sequence MATLGMSAEEREAIRSFQERVLQPSLDKLVILDFWAEWCGPCKQLGPVLEKVAADYADKGVVLVKVDVDEEKVVAAQFQIRSIPTVYAIFGGQPVADLTQYRSEGQIKRVLDQLLGQLPVKGEAQALEAEIEPLIAMGEEVLASGDAERAENIFRQIAEMDSDHPEVVGGLARALIALDRPDEARALLDGLPESAAGDSAVARARAALDIAVIPAADTSGLEQRLAANPDDHEARLELANAQMAAGRRDEAADALLDLVRRDRDWNEGAARTRFLQLLEAQGLEDPWARAQRRRLSAVLFT is encoded by the coding sequence GTGGCGACACTGGGAATGAGCGCTGAGGAGCGGGAAGCGATCCGCAGCTTCCAGGAGCGGGTGCTCCAGCCGTCGCTCGACAAGCTTGTGATCCTCGATTTCTGGGCGGAGTGGTGCGGGCCGTGCAAGCAGCTCGGGCCGGTGCTGGAAAAGGTTGCCGCCGACTATGCCGACAAGGGTGTGGTCCTGGTCAAGGTCGATGTCGACGAGGAAAAGGTCGTCGCCGCGCAATTCCAGATCCGCTCGATCCCAACGGTCTACGCGATCTTCGGCGGGCAGCCGGTCGCCGACCTGACCCAATATCGCAGTGAGGGGCAGATCAAGCGGGTGCTCGACCAGTTGCTCGGCCAGCTTCCGGTCAAGGGCGAAGCGCAGGCGCTGGAAGCCGAGATCGAGCCGCTGATCGCGATGGGCGAGGAAGTGCTCGCCTCGGGCGATGCGGAGCGGGCCGAGAACATCTTTCGCCAGATCGCCGAGATGGATTCCGATCACCCCGAGGTCGTCGGCGGCCTCGCCCGCGCGCTGATTGCGCTGGATCGCCCCGATGAAGCCCGGGCGCTGCTCGATGGCCTGCCCGAATCGGCGGCTGGCGATTCGGCCGTGGCGCGCGCCCGCGCCGCGCTCGACATCGCGGTCATTCCCGCAGCCGACACGTCTGGGCTGGAGCAGCGGCTGGCGGCGAACCCCGACGATCACGAAGCGCGGCTGGAACTGGCCAATGCGCAGATGGCGGCCGGGAGGCGGGACGAGGCGGCTGACGCCCTGCTCGACCTCGTTCGCCGCGACCGCGACTGGAACGAGGGCGCCGCCCGCACCCGCTTCCTGCAATTGCTGGAGGCGCAGGGGCTGGAGGATCCGTGGGCACGCGCGCAGCGCCGCCGCCTGTCCGCCGTGCTGTTCACGTGA